The Amycolatopsis nigrescens CSC17Ta-90 genomic interval GCTGGAGGCGGCGCTGATCCACCGGGTCGCCTCGGCGGTGCCCGAGCAGGACCTGGCCGCGCTGGACGAGGTGACCCGCCGGATGAGCGCACGGGCGAAGGCGGGCGAGACCTTCGCCGACGAGGACCGCGAGTTCCACGAACTGCTGTACCGCTCGCTGGACAACGCACTGGTCACCCAGCTGCTCCGGGCGTTCTGGGACGTCTACCACCGGGTGAACCACCGGCTCGGCGTCACCGACCCTGATCCGGTGGAAACCGTGAAACGGCACCGCGCCATCGTCAACGCACTGCGCAAGCGCGATGTGACCCGCGCGGAAAAGGCGATGGCCGAGCATTTCCGCAACCTCGACGTCCGAATGGCCCAGCTCTCCCGCCGTCGTCTCGGCTGAACAGGTGTAGTCCGCTACACCAGATTTACTGCAGTCAGCGCCCTGCGACCGCATCCCCCATCCCGATAACCTGCAGTTGTCCATTCAGGGGAAGGGGATCTTGGTGAGTACAGGTATTCGCAGATTCGGCACCGCGGTGCTGACGGCCGCGTTGGTCACCGGATTGACCGCCACCACGGCCACCGCCGCGCCGGAACGCACCGAACTGCGGCAGGCGATGAACGAGCTGGTCACCGCCGGGGGCGCCGGGGTGCAGGTGCGCGTGCACGACGGGCAGGGAAACTGGGCCGGCAGCGCCGGAACGCGGGAGCTCGGCGGGCACGCCAAGGTGCCGACCGACGGGCGCTACCGGGTCGGCAGCATCACGAAGACCTTCGTCTCCACGGTGATCCTGCAGCTGGTCGGCGAGGGCAAGGTCGAACTGGACAAGCCGGTCGATCAGTACCTGCCGCGGTTCGGCCTGGATCGCCGCATCACCGTGCGGATGATCCTGCAGCACACCAGCGGGCTGTTCAACTACACCGGGGAGGTCAACCCGGACGGCTCGCTCGACCCGGGAATTCCGTTGGACGGCCAGGAGTTCATCGACAAGCGGTTCCACACCTACCAGCCGGAGGAGCTGGTCGGGGTGGCGCTGGCCAAGCCGCCGAGGTTCGAGCCCGGCACCAGCTGGTCCTACTCCAACACCAACTACGTGCTGGCCGGACTGCTCGTGGAGCAGCTCACCGGCACCGACTACACCGAACAGCTGAGCCGCCGCATCCTGCACCCGCTCGGCCTGCGGGACACCTCCTTCCCCGGCACCAGGCCCGGGATCCCCGGCCCGCACGCGCACGGCTACTACGCCTACTCGGTCGAAGGCGAGCGCAAGCTCGTGGACATCACCAAGCTCAACCCGTCCTGGGCGACCTCGGCCGGGGAGATCATCTCCACCACCAAGGACCTGGACCGGTTCATCACCGGCCTGCTCGGCGGCAAGCTCCTCAGCCCGCCGCTGCTCGCCGAAATGCTCAAGATGGCCCCGGCCGGCGAACTCGGCGCGTACGGCCTCGGCGTGCAGAAAATGGAAACCGGCTGCGGTGAGCCGGTCTACGGGCACACCGGCGGAATCCACGGCTACCAGTCCTTCCTGTTCAGCACTCTCGACGGCACCAACCGCCTGGAGATCTCGCTGACCCAGGGCGACGTGGACACCAGCGACCCGGCCGCCGCCGAGAAGTACTACCGGGCGGCGGAAAAGGTCGCCGTCGTAGCAGCTTGCGGCAAGACCCCGCCAGTCGCGCAGCGGCAACTCGTCGACCTGCGCTAGCCGGGCACACCGGCGAGTCCCACACTCGCGGGGCGCGAGTCCCACGTTCGCGCCCCGCGAGTTCTGCGTTCAGGCAGTGGGAGTTCTGCGTTCGTGCTGGAGGCTGCGGGCTTGGCGCATGAGCAGCTCGTAGGCCAGAAGCAGGGCCAGTGGCGGCCAGGCGGCGACTATCCGGCCTTCCCAGGTCGGCTCTGCGGCCGCGATGTTCGCGG includes:
- a CDS encoding FadR/GntR family transcriptional regulator → MSEERHPARLTTRMGRAIRDEITGLILDRGLQPGDPLPTETELVEALGVSRNSIREALKALQALDIVEIRHGHGTYVGRLSLDPLADGLTFRVLHGLGNDLRSMDEILEVREALEAALIHRVASAVPEQDLAALDEVTRRMSARAKAGETFADEDREFHELLYRSLDNALVTQLLRAFWDVYHRVNHRLGVTDPDPVETVKRHRAIVNALRKRDVTRAEKAMAEHFRNLDVRMAQLSRRRLG
- a CDS encoding serine hydrolase domain-containing protein, with translation MSTGIRRFGTAVLTAALVTGLTATTATAAPERTELRQAMNELVTAGGAGVQVRVHDGQGNWAGSAGTRELGGHAKVPTDGRYRVGSITKTFVSTVILQLVGEGKVELDKPVDQYLPRFGLDRRITVRMILQHTSGLFNYTGEVNPDGSLDPGIPLDGQEFIDKRFHTYQPEELVGVALAKPPRFEPGTSWSYSNTNYVLAGLLVEQLTGTDYTEQLSRRILHPLGLRDTSFPGTRPGIPGPHAHGYYAYSVEGERKLVDITKLNPSWATSAGEIISTTKDLDRFITGLLGGKLLSPPLLAEMLKMAPAGELGAYGLGVQKMETGCGEPVYGHTGGIHGYQSFLFSTLDGTNRLEISLTQGDVDTSDPAAAEKYYRAAEKVAVVAACGKTPPVAQRQLVDLR